The following DNA comes from Burkholderia sp. HI2500.
CGGGGAACAGACTTCTGGCATTGCGTTTCTCCTGAGTGGCCGGTACGGACGGAGAAACGACAAGACCCCGTCCGGAACCGGCGGGGCCTGTGAGGGATGGCGCTACGACCTTGCGCGCACTCGCCGCACGAGCCCGCCGAAGGCGGTCGTGCGCGTCGTGGTCGAGAGGGTGGTCATGATGTGGCGCATGAAGCGATCATGCCCGATACGCGCGCGCCACGTCAATCGCGCATCGCGCATCGGCCACCAGTTAGTCGAGTGCCTTCCCGGCTTTCTCGTCCATGCAGCGAATCGCGAGCAACGTCATCGCGCCACACCCGATCGCATACCACGCAGGCGCGTTCGGATTCCCGGTCGCCGCGATCAGCCACGTGACGAAGAATTGCGCGAAGCCGCCGAAGATCGCGACGCCGACGCTGTACACGAGCGCACCGCCGGTGGCGCGCACCGCACGCGGGAACAGCTCGCCAAGCATCGCGCCCGTCGCGCCGATGTTGATCGCATGCACGATCGACAGCGCGGCGATGATCGACAGCAGCGATGCGGCGCCCGGCCAGTGGTTCAGTGCGATGAACGCCGGGTAGATCGCGGCCATCAGCACAATGCGCGTCCACCAGACGATCCGGTTGCGCCCGTAGACGTCGGACAGGTGGCCGCCGATCGGCGTCACGAGCATCAGGATCGCGCCCGCCACACAGCCGGCCGTCATCGACAGCCACGTCGGCAGGTGCAGCACCTGCACGCCGTAGATCGCCATGTAGAACACGATGATGTAGTGGATCGACGTGCCGCCGATCGTCACGCCGAGGCCCGCGAACACGGCCTTGCCGTGATGGCGCAGCACGTCGGCGAGGGGCAGCGATGCAACCGGCTCGTCGTGTGCGGCGGCAGGCGCGGCGGCCGGCACTTCCTCGACGGTGCGGCGCAGCCAGTAGCCGAGCGGCACGAACAGCGTGCCGATGATGAACGGCACGCGCCAGCCCCAGCTTTCGAGCTGCGCGGCATTCAGCGTCGACGTCAGCGCGACGCCGGTCAGCGCGCCGGCGAGCGCGGCGAGCCCCTGGCTCGAGAACTGGAACGACGCGTAGAAGCCGCGACGATGCTGCGGCGCCTGTTCGAGCAGCAGCGTCGTCGACGCGCCGACTTCGCCACCCGACGCGAACCCCTGCAGCAGGCGCGCGAGCACGAGCAGCAGCGGTGCGGCGAGCCCGATCTGCGCGAAGGTCGGCGCGACCGCGATCGTCGCGGTGCCGAGCGCCATCAGCAGCAGCGTGAGGATCATCGCCTTCTTGCGGCCGGCGCGGTCGGCATACATGCCGATCACGAGCCCGCCGAGCGGGCGCGTGACGAAGCCGACGCCGAAGCTCGCCACCGCGAGCATCAGTTGCCCGAACGGCGAATGCACGGGAAAGAACAGCTTGCCGATCAGGATGGCGAAGAAGCTGTAGACCGTGAAGTCGTAGAACTCGAGCGCGTTGCCGACGGCGGCGGCCGCGATCAGCCGGCGTTTCTTCGCGGCGGCGCGTGCATCGACCGGCGTGCCGGCGAACGAAAGGGCGGACGTTTCCATGTGGGGCTCCCCGGTTGGGCGCGAAACGATGGGGTAAAGAGCCGTCAGGCGGCGAGCCAGGCTTCGGCGATGCGAACCCAGTAGCTCGCGCCGATCGCGAGGATGTCGTCGTTGAAGTCGTAGCCGGGGTTGTGCACCATGCAGCCGCCCTTGCTGCCGATCCCGTTGCCGATGAACGCGTAGCAGCCGGGGCGCGCTTCGAGCATGAACGCGAAATCCTCGCTGCCCATCAACGGCGCGGCGTCGGTTTCGACGCGTTCGGCGCCGAGCATCTGGCGCGCGATGTCGGCCGCGAACGCGGTCGGCTCCGCGTGATTGACGAGCACCGGGTAGCCGTAGTCGTAGTCGACTTCCGCCGTGACGCCGAAGCTTTCTGCCTGGCCTTTCGCGAGCGCTTCGATGCGGCGCGCGAGCAGCGCGCGCACGTCGGCGTTCAGCGCGCGCACCGACAGCTTCATCGTGACGGTTTCGGGAATGATGTTGAACGTCTCGCCGGCCTGCACGCTGCCGACCGTGATCACGGCCGCATGCTGCGCGTCGACCTCGCGTGCGACGATCGTCTGCAGCGCGACCATGATGCTGCCCGCGGCCGACATCGGATCGCGCGCGA
Coding sequences within:
- a CDS encoding MFS transporter, with translation METSALSFAGTPVDARAAAKKRRLIAAAAVGNALEFYDFTVYSFFAILIGKLFFPVHSPFGQLMLAVASFGVGFVTRPLGGLVIGMYADRAGRKKAMILTLLLMALGTATIAVAPTFAQIGLAAPLLLVLARLLQGFASGGEVGASTTLLLEQAPQHRRGFYASFQFSSQGLAALAGALTGVALTSTLNAAQLESWGWRVPFIIGTLFVPLGYWLRRTVEEVPAAAPAAAHDEPVASLPLADVLRHHGKAVFAGLGVTIGGTSIHYIIVFYMAIYGVQVLHLPTWLSMTAGCVAGAILMLVTPIGGHLSDVYGRNRIVWWTRIVLMAAIYPAFIALNHWPGAASLLSIIAALSIVHAINIGATGAMLGELFPRAVRATGGALVYSVGVAIFGGFAQFFVTWLIAATGNPNAPAWYAIGCGAMTLLAIRCMDEKAGKALD